The following proteins come from a genomic window of Campylobacter coli 76339:
- a CDS encoding Aconitate hydratase 2 @ 2-methylisocitrate dehydratase: MSFMQDYNKLVEERAALGIPPLPLNVEQTKELCELLKTQNDEKLVSLLQNRVNPGVDDAALIKCEFLDGILKNKFQAPAIDKKLALKMLETMLGGYNVKVLIDALKDESIASDAAEVLKNIIFVHDNFHTIAELSKSNKHAKAVLESWANADWFNKKEKLPQVIQCVVFKVAGETNTDDLSPAGDAFTRSDIPLHANAMLKVRQVGSLEKIKELKKSGREVVYVGDVVGTGSSRKSAINSIQWHLGKEIDGVPNKHSGGIVMGSTIAPIFFNTAQDSGALPIICDVSNLEMGDEFEIHPYEGKIVKNGSVIAEFKLSPNTILDEVRAGGRIPLIIGRGLCTKAREFLGMENENIFTKPEQPEASSGGYTLAQKMLGRACGVEGVRPGMYIEPRTLTVGSQDTTGPMTRDEIKELASLGFNADFVMQSFCHTAAYPKVSDSNLHKTLPNFMTSRGGVSLKPGDGVIHSWLNRFVLPDTVGTGGDSHTRFPIGISFPAGSGLVAFAAVTGSMPLNVPESVLVRFSGELQAGVTLRDLVNAIPYYAIKQGQLTVEKKNKKNIFAGKILEIEGLPNLKVEQAFELSDASAERSAAACSVDLSIESVSEYIKSNITLIEAMIEAGYEDKATLARRADKMREWLKNPTLLRADKDAKYAYIIDINLNDIKEPILACPNDPDDVATLSEILADDNRPKNIDEVFVGSCMTNIGHYRALGEILKDKGMLKTRLWVVPPTKMDKAQLTKEGYYSIFGSAGARIEVPGCSLCMGNQARVNDGAVVFSTSTRNFDNRMGMGAKVYLGSAELAAVCAILGKIPSKEEYLQIVSDKLNDAHKANIYKYLNFNEIDNFKLDN; the protein is encoded by the coding sequence ATGTCTTTTATGCAGGATTATAACAAGCTTGTTGAAGAAAGAGCAGCTTTGGGAATTCCACCCCTTCCTTTAAATGTAGAACAAACCAAAGAACTTTGTGAACTTTTAAAAACTCAAAATGATGAAAAATTAGTATCTTTATTGCAAAATCGTGTCAATCCTGGCGTTGATGATGCAGCCTTGATAAAATGCGAATTTCTAGATGGAATTTTAAAAAATAAATTTCAAGCTCCAGCTATAGATAAAAAACTTGCTTTAAAAATGCTTGAAACAATGTTAGGCGGTTATAATGTAAAAGTTTTAATCGATGCCTTAAAAGATGAAAGTATAGCTAGCGATGCAGCAGAAGTGCTTAAAAATATCATCTTTGTACATGATAATTTCCACACTATAGCAGAACTTAGCAAAAGCAATAAGCATGCTAAAGCTGTTTTAGAAAGCTGGGCAAATGCAGATTGGTTTAATAAAAAAGAAAAACTACCTCAAGTGATTCAATGTGTGGTTTTTAAAGTAGCAGGAGAAACCAATACAGATGACTTAAGCCCTGCTGGTGATGCTTTTACAAGAAGTGATATCCCTTTGCATGCTAATGCTATGCTAAAAGTAAGACAAGTAGGTTCTTTAGAAAAAATCAAAGAACTCAAAAAAAGCGGTCGTGAAGTTGTATATGTAGGCGATGTAGTAGGTACAGGCTCAAGTAGAAAATCTGCGATCAATTCTATACAATGGCATCTAGGAAAAGAAATCGACGGTGTACCAAACAAACATAGTGGTGGTATAGTAATGGGTTCAACCATAGCTCCTATTTTCTTTAACACAGCTCAAGATAGCGGTGCTTTGCCTATTATTTGTGATGTATCTAATCTAGAAATGGGAGATGAGTTTGAGATTCATCCTTACGAAGGAAAGATTGTAAAAAATGGTTCGGTTATCGCAGAGTTTAAGCTCAGTCCAAATACTATCTTAGATGAAGTTAGAGCAGGAGGAAGAATTCCACTTATCATAGGTCGTGGACTTTGTACTAAAGCTAGAGAATTCTTAGGAATGGAAAATGAAAATATCTTTACCAAACCAGAACAGCCTGAAGCTTCAAGCGGTGGATATACTTTAGCTCAAAAAATGCTAGGACGTGCCTGTGGAGTTGAAGGTGTGCGTCCAGGTATGTATATAGAACCTCGCACGCTTACTGTAGGTTCTCAAGATACTACAGGTCCTATGACAAGAGATGAGATTAAAGAGCTTGCAAGTTTAGGATTTAATGCGGATTTTGTAATGCAAAGTTTTTGCCACACTGCTGCTTATCCAAAAGTTAGCGACTCAAACTTACATAAAACTTTACCGAATTTCATGACAAGTCGTGGCGGGGTAAGCTTAAAACCAGGCGATGGGGTAATTCACTCTTGGCTTAACCGTTTTGTTTTACCTGATACAGTAGGAACAGGTGGGGATTCTCATACTCGTTTTCCTATAGGAATTTCATTTCCTGCAGGAAGTGGACTTGTAGCTTTTGCTGCAGTAACTGGCTCTATGCCTTTAAATGTGCCTGAAAGTGTTTTGGTGCGCTTTAGCGGAGAATTACAAGCTGGAGTTACCTTAAGAGATCTTGTAAACGCTATACCTTATTATGCGATCAAACAAGGACAACTTACCGTTGAAAAGAAAAATAAAAAGAATATTTTTGCAGGAAAAATTTTAGAAATCGAAGGCTTGCCAAATTTAAAAGTAGAACAAGCTTTTGAGCTAAGTGATGCTAGTGCGGAAAGAAGTGCTGCTGCTTGTAGCGTTGATTTAAGTATTGAAAGTGTAAGCGAGTACATCAAATCAAACATTACTCTTATAGAAGCGATGATAGAAGCAGGATATGAAGATAAAGCTACCCTTGCTAGAAGAGCGGATAAGATGAGAGAATGGCTTAAAAATCCTACTCTTTTAAGAGCAGATAAAGACGCAAAATATGCATATATCATCGATATCAATCTTAACGACATCAAAGAGCCAATTCTAGCTTGCCCTAACGATCCTGATGATGTGGCGACCTTAAGTGAAATTTTAGCAGATGATAATCGCCCAAAAAATATTGACGAAGTTTTTGTAGGCTCATGTATGACAAATATAGGACATTATAGAGCTTTAGGAGAGATTTTAAAAGATAAAGGTATGTTAAAAACTAGACTTTGGGTTGTTCCACCAACAAAAATGGATAAGGCACAACTCACCAAAGAAGGATATTACAGTATCTTTGGTTCTGCTGGTGCAAGAATAGAAGTTCCAGGTTGTTCGCTATGCATGGGAAATCAAGCAAGAGTAAACGATGGCGCTGTTGTTTTCTCAACTTCTACAAGAAACTTTGATAATCGTATGGGTATGGGCGCTAAAGTATATCTAGGAAGTGCTGAACTTGCAGCAGTTTGTGCGATTTTAGGTAAAATCCCAAGCAAAGAAGAATATTTGCAAATTGTAAGTGATAAATTAAATGATGCGCACAAAGCAAATATTTACAAGTATCTCAATTTTAATGAAATTGATAATTTTAAACTAGATAATTAA